A single genomic interval of Halorubrum aethiopicum harbors:
- a CDS encoding NADPH-dependent FMN reductase, whose product MTRIVAISGSRREASTTKTALRVALAAAADAGAETDLIDLGTVDLPLYHPDEDDQGDSERLKRRVREADGVLAGTPVYRGSYSSTFKNFHDFCGSHEYEDTAVGLLATAGGGSYGGTLEHLRSTFRNVHAWVVPHEVGIRGASSEIDDDGRIPDDDLRGRTERLGRVVTEHAERLRG is encoded by the coding sequence ATGACACGGATCGTCGCGATCTCCGGCAGCCGTCGGGAGGCGAGCACCACGAAGACCGCCCTCCGGGTCGCGCTCGCCGCCGCGGCCGACGCCGGCGCGGAGACCGACCTGATCGATCTCGGCACGGTCGACCTCCCGCTGTATCACCCCGACGAGGACGACCAGGGCGACAGCGAGCGACTGAAACGGCGCGTTCGCGAGGCCGACGGCGTGCTCGCCGGCACCCCCGTCTACCGCGGCTCCTACTCCTCGACGTTCAAGAACTTCCACGACTTCTGCGGCTCCCACGAGTACGAGGACACCGCGGTGGGGCTGCTCGCGACCGCCGGCGGCGGATCCTACGGCGGCACCCTCGAGCACCTCCGGTCGACGTTCCGGAACGTCCACGCGTGGGTGGTCCCCCACGAGGTCGGGATCCGCGGCGCGTCCTCCGAGATCGACGACGACGGCCGGATCCCCGACGACGACCTCCGCGGGCGGACGGAGCGGCTCGGCCGGGTCGTGACCGAGCACGCGGAGCGGCTGCGAGGATGA
- a CDS encoding DUF5789 family protein, translating into MSDDETTPDAVYGVRFGPLKPAIREHAYPVTKEELIEQYGGFELEHADGTDRLEEVLRRTDLATFREPQQVRDAILAVVGVDGTGNPVDPETIGRETGDWSRRSP; encoded by the coding sequence ATGTCCGACGACGAGACCACCCCGGATGCCGTCTACGGCGTCCGGTTCGGCCCGCTGAAGCCGGCGATCCGCGAGCACGCCTACCCGGTGACGAAGGAGGAACTGATAGAGCAGTACGGCGGCTTCGAGCTCGAACACGCCGACGGAACCGACCGGTTGGAGGAGGTGTTGCGCCGAACCGACCTGGCGACGTTCCGCGAACCCCAGCAGGTCCGCGACGCGATCCTCGCGGTCGTCGGCGTCGACGGGACCGGGAACCCCGTCGATCCGGAGACGATCGGGCGGGAGACGGGCGACTGGAGCCGGCGCTCGCCGTAA
- the mdh gene encoding malate dehydrogenase: MTKVSVIGAAGTVGAAAGYNLALRDVVDELVFVDIPDQRETTIGQAADANHGVAYDSNTTVRQGEYADTAGSDVVVITAGIPRKEGQTRIDLAGDNAPIMEDIGSSIAEHNDDFVTVTTSNPVDLLNRHLYEAGDRDRGQVVGFGGRLDSARFRYVLSERFDAPVKNVEATILGEHGDAQAPVFSKVRVNGRDPEFDADEREEILADLQESAMDVISRKGATQWGPATGVAHTVEAILNDTGEVLPCSVVLDGEYGYDDTALGVPAKLGSNGVEEVIEWDLDEYETELLDEAAEKLSEQYEEIA, from the coding sequence ATGACCAAAGTCAGCGTGATCGGCGCGGCGGGAACGGTGGGAGCCGCGGCCGGCTACAACCTCGCACTGCGCGACGTGGTCGACGAGCTCGTCTTCGTCGACATCCCGGACCAGCGCGAGACGACGATCGGACAGGCAGCGGACGCGAACCACGGCGTCGCCTACGACTCGAACACGACGGTCAGACAGGGCGAGTACGCGGACACCGCCGGCTCCGACGTCGTCGTCATCACGGCCGGGATCCCCCGCAAGGAGGGCCAGACCCGGATCGACCTGGCGGGCGACAACGCGCCGATCATGGAGGACATCGGCTCCTCCATCGCCGAGCACAACGACGACTTCGTCACGGTCACCACCTCGAACCCGGTCGACCTCCTCAACCGTCACCTCTACGAGGCGGGCGACCGCGACCGCGGCCAGGTGGTCGGCTTCGGCGGCCGCCTCGACTCCGCGCGCTTCCGGTACGTCCTCTCCGAGCGGTTCGACGCGCCCGTGAAGAACGTCGAGGCGACGATCCTCGGCGAGCACGGCGACGCGCAGGCCCCGGTGTTCTCGAAGGTGCGCGTGAACGGCCGGGACCCCGAGTTCGACGCCGACGAGCGCGAGGAGATCCTCGCGGACCTCCAGGAGTCCGCGATGGACGTGATCAGCCGGAAGGGCGCGACCCAGTGGGGGCCCGCCACCGGCGTCGCCCACACCGTCGAGGCGATCCTGAACGACACCGGCGAGGTGCTCCCCTGCTCGGTCGTGCTCGACGGCGAGTACGGCTACGACGACACCGCGCTCGGCGTCCCCGCGAAGCTCGGGTCGAACGGTGTCGAGGAGGTGATCGAGTGGGACCTCGACGAGTACGAAACCGAGCTCCTCGACGAGGCCGCGGAGAAGCTCTCCGAGCAGTACGAGGAGATCGCGTAG
- a CDS encoding MFS transporter produces the protein MTHPEAATASVGGVSNPRRALAVVIGVVFIDLVGFGIVIPILPFYVRSFGVSDAFIGLIAASYSLAQFLAAPTLGRLSDRVGRRPVLLASLAAAGVAWVVFGYAGATGARFGTVAALATLFGSRTLAGAMGGNIAAAQAYVADVTPRDRRAGALGLVGAAFALGFVFGPAIGGLLAADAVVARADALLPAFVPATPYSLPSFAAAAMSFLAVGVGFVLLEEPDRARGTASRRTTVVGQFRDALASVALRPLTVAYFVVAVAFAGVQVMFIPYVADAFGYDATAAALLLTYVGVLGAVNQGVLVGRLSRVVPSRTLVAAGSVLLAGALVALPGTGVVDRFAGDIALGGPGWLTLPLVALLVALAALSLGNALVNVSLATLVSASAADDEQGAAFGVTQGASSLGRTVGPPLMAVLYTVAVASPFLVGAVLLLPVAVAFGRRSGDGDADRPG, from the coding sequence GTGACGCATCCGGAGGCGGCGACCGCGTCGGTCGGCGGCGTGTCGAACCCGCGGCGCGCGCTCGCGGTCGTGATCGGCGTCGTGTTCATCGACCTCGTCGGGTTCGGGATCGTGATCCCGATCCTGCCCTTCTACGTGCGCTCGTTCGGGGTCAGCGACGCCTTCATCGGGCTGATAGCGGCCTCCTACTCGCTCGCGCAGTTCCTCGCCGCGCCCACGCTCGGCCGGCTCTCGGACCGGGTCGGCCGCCGGCCCGTCCTGCTCGCGTCGCTCGCGGCGGCCGGGGTCGCGTGGGTCGTGTTCGGCTACGCCGGCGCGACGGGGGCGCGCTTCGGGACGGTCGCCGCGCTCGCGACGCTTTTCGGCTCCCGAACCCTCGCAGGGGCGATGGGCGGCAACATCGCGGCCGCGCAGGCGTACGTCGCGGACGTCACCCCGCGGGACCGCCGTGCGGGGGCGCTCGGGCTGGTCGGGGCCGCCTTCGCGCTCGGGTTCGTCTTCGGGCCGGCGATCGGCGGGCTGCTCGCCGCCGACGCGGTCGTCGCCCGCGCCGACGCGCTCCTCCCGGCGTTCGTCCCCGCCACCCCGTACTCGCTGCCGAGCTTCGCCGCCGCGGCGATGAGCTTCCTCGCAGTCGGGGTGGGCTTCGTCCTCCTGGAGGAGCCGGACCGCGCCCGCGGGACCGCGTCGCGGCGGACGACCGTCGTCGGCCAGTTCCGGGACGCGCTCGCGTCCGTCGCGCTCCGACCGCTCACGGTCGCGTACTTCGTCGTCGCGGTCGCGTTCGCGGGCGTCCAGGTGATGTTCATCCCCTACGTCGCCGACGCCTTCGGCTACGACGCGACCGCCGCCGCGCTGCTTCTCACCTACGTCGGCGTCCTCGGCGCGGTGAACCAGGGCGTGCTCGTCGGGCGGCTCTCGCGGGTCGTCCCCTCGCGGACGCTCGTCGCGGCCGGGTCCGTCCTCCTCGCCGGCGCGCTCGTCGCGCTCCCGGGAACGGGCGTCGTCGACCGGTTCGCCGGGGACATCGCGCTCGGCGGTCCGGGGTGGCTGACCCTCCCGCTCGTCGCGCTGCTCGTCGCGCTCGCGGCGCTGTCGCTCGGGAACGCGCTCGTGAACGTCTCGCTGGCGACGCTCGTCTCGGCGTCCGCCGCCGACGACGAACAGGGGGCGGCCTTCGGGGTGACGCAGGGCGCGTCGAGCCTCGGCCGGACCGTCGGCCCGCCGCTGATGGCGGTGTTGTACACCGTCGCGGTCGCGTCGCCGTTCCTCGTCGGCGCGGTGCTTCTCCTCCCCGTCGCCGTCGCCTTCGGCCGGCGATCGGGAGACGGCGACGCGGACCGCCCCGGCTAG
- a CDS encoding creatininase family protein, whose translation MRLADATWTDVRDADVDVAFLPVGSTEQHGPHAPLGTDTLNAVAVAEAAAAAYDAEPRAGVAEGVPRGEALVGPPIPVGVAEEHRAFDGTMWVSPDTFRAYVREAAASLPAHGVDRVVFVNGHGGNVEALAEVARRFSRDPAHDGYGVAFTWFEAVGEHAGDMGHAGPLETALLRATTPDLVREDRVDDARDGGADRWGEWVSGVNLAHDSEEFTDNGVVGDPTAGDASRGRELLDRASDALAELARAVADRDLENDG comes from the coding sequence ATGCGACTCGCGGACGCAACCTGGACCGACGTGCGGGACGCCGACGTCGACGTCGCGTTCCTCCCGGTCGGCAGCACCGAACAGCACGGCCCCCACGCGCCGCTCGGCACCGACACGCTGAACGCGGTCGCGGTCGCGGAGGCGGCCGCGGCGGCGTACGACGCGGAGCCGCGCGCGGGCGTCGCCGAGGGCGTCCCCCGCGGCGAGGCGCTCGTCGGGCCCCCGATCCCCGTCGGCGTCGCCGAGGAGCACCGCGCGTTCGACGGGACGATGTGGGTGAGCCCGGACACGTTCCGCGCGTACGTCCGGGAGGCGGCGGCCTCGCTCCCGGCACACGGCGTCGACCGCGTCGTGTTCGTGAACGGCCACGGCGGGAACGTCGAGGCGCTCGCGGAGGTCGCCCGCCGCTTCTCCCGTGACCCCGCACACGACGGCTACGGGGTGGCGTTCACCTGGTTCGAGGCGGTCGGCGAGCACGCGGGCGACATGGGTCACGCGGGGCCGCTCGAGACGGCGCTTCTGCGCGCGACGACCCCCGACCTCGTCCGCGAGGACCGCGTCGACGACGCGCGCGACGGCGGGGCCGACCGCTGGGGGGAGTGGGTCTCGGGCGTGAACCTCGCGCACGACTCCGAGGAGTTCACCGACAACGGCGTCGTCGGCGACCCGACCGCGGGCGACGCCTCGCGCGGCCGGGAGCTGCTCGACCGCGCGAGCGACGCGCTCGCCGAGCTCGCGCGCGCGGTCGCCGATCGGGACCTCGAAAACGACGGGTAG
- a CDS encoding rhodanese-like domain-containing protein, whose amino-acid sequence MNGIRPDELDERLGGEREDGNGNGDGDGNGDTDADGDAPFVLDVRPAEAYESDAIDGSHNLPVYGDLRAGDESALRSRLEEIPRDREVVTVCKMGIVAKRATSVLEEEGYDARTLAGGMSGWNGYRAGSLGYKLRSLWWRIR is encoded by the coding sequence ATGAACGGGATCCGCCCGGACGAGTTGGACGAGCGTCTCGGCGGCGAGCGTGAGGACGGAAACGGGAACGGAGATGGGGACGGAAACGGTGACACAGACGCGGACGGAGACGCCCCCTTCGTCCTCGACGTCCGCCCGGCGGAGGCGTACGAGTCGGACGCGATCGACGGGAGCCACAACCTGCCCGTGTACGGGGACCTGCGTGCGGGCGACGAGTCGGCGTTGCGGTCGCGGCTGGAGGAGATCCCGCGGGACCGGGAGGTCGTCACCGTCTGTAAGATGGGGATCGTCGCGAAGCGGGCGACGAGCGTCCTCGAGGAGGAAGGGTACGACGCGAGGACGCTCGCGGGCGGGATGAGCGGCTGGAACGGCTATCGGGCCGGATCGCTCGGGTACAAACTCCGGTCGCTGTGGTGGCGGATCCGGTAG
- a CDS encoding DUF5790 family protein: protein MSQSTFDDDDLFGEAAEETREEVEAHLEAAREELPDPDDVWVTDAENVLGALNGLKSALDAGDAVDHVRSAKKAYVLGERADAFEDAEDLEARIADLESLVGDIESAAEEVASLTGTIPAIRGALQDAADDGE, encoded by the coding sequence ATGAGCCAGTCCACGTTCGACGACGACGACCTGTTCGGGGAGGCGGCCGAGGAGACCCGCGAGGAGGTCGAAGCGCACCTCGAGGCGGCCCGCGAGGAGCTCCCCGACCCCGACGACGTGTGGGTGACGGACGCCGAGAACGTGCTCGGCGCGCTCAACGGGCTCAAATCGGCGCTGGACGCCGGCGACGCGGTCGACCACGTGCGCTCGGCGAAGAAGGCGTACGTCCTCGGCGAGCGCGCCGACGCCTTCGAGGACGCCGAGGACCTCGAGGCGCGGATCGCCGACCTGGAGTCGCTCGTCGGCGACATCGAGTCGGCCGCCGAGGAGGTGGCGTCGCTCACCGGAACGATCCCGGCGATCCGCGGCGCGCTCCAGGACGCCGCGGACGACGGCGAGTAA
- a CDS encoding DNA polymerase sliding clamp translates to MFKAIVSASTLQDALDSVSVLVDECKIRLNEEALSIRAVDPANVGMVDLTLEAAAFESYEADGGVIGVNLARLEDIAGMANSGDLIHLELDEETRKLHIETDGLSYTLALIDPDSIRQEPDIPDLDLPAEIVVEGAQLDRGVKAADMVSDHIRLRVDETAETFLIEAEGDTDDVDLELAREDLIALTAGAADSLFSLDYLKDMNKAIPGDAEVTVELGEEFPVKLHYAFGEGLGQVTYMLAPRIQSD, encoded by the coding sequence ATGTTCAAGGCCATCGTGAGCGCGTCGACGCTGCAGGACGCGCTCGATTCGGTGAGCGTGCTGGTCGACGAGTGTAAGATCCGCCTGAACGAGGAGGCGCTCTCGATCCGCGCGGTCGACCCGGCGAACGTCGGCATGGTCGATCTCACCCTCGAGGCCGCCGCGTTCGAGTCCTACGAGGCCGACGGCGGCGTCATCGGCGTCAACCTCGCCCGCCTCGAGGACATCGCCGGCATGGCCAACTCCGGCGACCTGATCCACCTCGAACTCGACGAGGAGACCCGCAAGCTCCACATCGAGACCGACGGCCTCTCCTACACCCTCGCGCTCATCGACCCGGACTCCATCCGACAGGAGCCGGACATCCCCGACCTGGACCTCCCCGCCGAGATTGTCGTCGAGGGCGCACAGCTCGACCGCGGCGTGAAGGCCGCCGACATGGTCTCGGACCACATCCGCCTGCGCGTCGACGAGACCGCGGAGACGTTCCTCATCGAGGCCGAGGGCGACACCGACGACGTCGACCTCGAGCTCGCCCGCGAGGACCTCATCGCGCTCACCGCCGGGGCCGCGGACTCCCTTTTCAGCCTCGACTACCTCAAGGACATGAACAAGGCGATCCCCGGCGACGCCGAGGTCACCGTCGAGCTCGGCGAGGAGTTCCCCGTCAAGCTCCACTACGCCTTCGGCGAGGGGTTGGGGCAGGTGACCTACATGCTAGCGCCCCGCATCCAGAGCGACTGA
- a CDS encoding histidine kinase N-terminal 7TM domain-containing protein, whose protein sequence is MGPAGVPALPFLPPWPALGSLAGGVGALGLAWAIRRHRGRPGVDWFLVVFAAQATWCLSYGFGLLVEGATLRAVLEATTWLGIVWTGIAFLGFALAYTGRSDVIRSRLFVTIAGFGLLSTLVLATNPVHGAFWTGFEPDPVLGVATVSYVLGPWAYLVVAVESVLVASAVFLLVDTLLSYGPLYRRETAAVALSSLPPGFALVAWTLGIGPVPQLRLAPLMFVPHVLLDAYAFNRAEMFDRHPTTSRAAERTAIDDLPDPVIALALDRRIVRLNPAAETLIGVDAESARDRPLEAFLDVPVGDEEGEIDDADEEVTVAAADRRRTYAVSTSRLTDPNGTHVGYTVVLSDVTERERRRQQLEVLNRVLRHNLRNDAGVVHGYGGLLAERLEDPELVRMADAIERRAGALAALGEKAGTVESLLDDAEPTAVDVVEAVERVVAEARERDPDATVDLAVEIGDGGAGADGSTARLRADALRTIVENVVENAIDHHDGAGTEREDGGPWVRVRLRREDADGGEGSESDERAGGDDRFVLVVEDDGPGIPDHEVNAVESGRETALEHGSGLGLWVVEWAAGALGAEVAYADRDPRGTRVTVEIPAVSVE, encoded by the coding sequence ATGGGTCCCGCCGGCGTCCCCGCGCTCCCGTTTCTCCCGCCGTGGCCCGCGCTCGGCTCGCTCGCGGGCGGCGTCGGCGCGCTCGGACTCGCGTGGGCGATCCGCCGCCACCGCGGCCGACCCGGCGTCGACTGGTTCCTCGTCGTGTTCGCCGCGCAGGCGACGTGGTGTCTCTCCTACGGATTCGGCCTGCTCGTCGAGGGGGCGACCCTCCGGGCCGTCCTGGAGGCGACGACGTGGCTCGGCATCGTCTGGACGGGGATCGCCTTCCTCGGCTTCGCGCTCGCGTACACGGGACGGAGCGACGTGATCCGGAGCCGGCTGTTCGTCACGATCGCCGGGTTCGGCCTGCTCTCGACGCTCGTCCTCGCCACCAACCCGGTCCACGGCGCGTTCTGGACGGGGTTCGAACCCGATCCAGTCCTCGGCGTCGCGACGGTCTCGTACGTCCTCGGCCCGTGGGCGTACCTCGTCGTCGCCGTCGAGTCGGTGCTCGTCGCGAGCGCGGTCTTCCTGCTCGTCGACACCCTGCTCAGCTACGGGCCGCTGTACCGCCGGGAGACGGCGGCGGTGGCGTTGAGCTCGCTCCCGCCGGGGTTCGCCTTGGTCGCGTGGACGCTCGGGATCGGCCCCGTCCCGCAGCTCCGGCTCGCGCCGCTCATGTTCGTCCCGCACGTCCTGCTCGACGCGTACGCGTTCAACCGCGCGGAGATGTTCGACCGCCACCCGACGACCAGCCGTGCCGCCGAGCGGACGGCGATAGACGACCTCCCGGATCCCGTCATCGCGCTCGCGCTCGACCGCCGGATCGTCCGGCTGAACCCCGCCGCGGAGACGCTCATCGGCGTCGACGCGGAGAGCGCGCGAGACCGCCCGCTCGAGGCGTTCCTCGACGTTCCGGTCGGCGACGAGGAGGGTGAGATCGACGACGCCGACGAGGAGGTCACGGTCGCGGCGGCCGACCGCCGCCGCACGTACGCGGTGTCGACCTCGCGGCTGACCGACCCGAACGGGACCCACGTCGGGTACACCGTCGTCCTCTCCGACGTCACCGAACGCGAACGCCGCCGCCAGCAGCTCGAGGTGCTCAACCGGGTGCTCAGACACAACCTCCGCAACGACGCCGGCGTCGTCCACGGCTACGGCGGGCTGCTCGCGGAGCGGCTCGAGGACCCCGAACTCGTCCGAATGGCCGACGCGATCGAGCGACGCGCCGGCGCGCTGGCCGCGCTCGGCGAGAAGGCCGGCACCGTCGAGTCGCTGCTCGACGACGCCGAGCCGACCGCGGTCGACGTCGTCGAGGCGGTCGAGAGGGTCGTCGCGGAGGCACGCGAGCGCGACCCGGACGCGACCGTCGACCTCGCGGTCGAGATCGGAGACGGCGGGGCGGGAGCGGACGGATCGACCGCCCGGCTCAGGGCGGACGCCCTCCGGACGATCGTCGAGAACGTCGTCGAGAACGCGATCGACCACCACGACGGCGCGGGCACGGAGCGCGAGGACGGGGGGCCGTGGGTCCGGGTGAGGCTCCGACGCGAGGACGCGGACGGCGGGGAGGGGTCGGAGAGCGACGAAAGAGCGGGCGGCGACGACCGGTTCGTCCTCGTCGTCGAGGACGACGGGCCGGGGATCCCCGACCACGAGGTGAACGCGGTCGAGTCCGGTCGAGAGACCGCGCTCGAACACGGCTCCGGGCTCGGGCTGTGGGTCGTCGAGTGGGCCGCCGGCGCGCTGGGAGCGGAGGTGGCGTACGCCGACCGCGACCCGCGCGGGACGCGGGTGACCGTGGAGATTCCGGCCGTGAGCGTGGAGTGA
- a CDS encoding phosphoglucomutase/phosphomannomutase family protein yields the protein MDQISFGTDGWRATLDVFTDERVRIVGQAVADHLEAAGHDEPVAVGYDARETSEGFAESLAEVLSGNGFDVLLPERDVPTPLIAYGIVEEGLAGACMVTASHNPPEYNGVKFIPSDGAPALPEVTEDVVSRLAEPDLLPEGERGEVSRHDFVTPHAEAARDLVDADLDGTTIAYDAMHGSGRGVTDALLESAGAEVRRLRCDRDPTFGGESPEPSAEHLEELADVVTDPESDVDLGVANDGDSDRVAVVTPERGVLDANLFYAACYDRLLESDSGPAVRTVSTTFLVDRIAEAHGEEVYETPVGFKWVAEAMGEHDALFGGEESGGFSVRGHVREKDGVLMALLAADAADAEPFDARVDRLLDEHGHIAAGKVSIDCPDDRKEAVLEELDDHIPESVDGHAVAEVVTLDGFKLLLENGSWLLVRPSGTEPKLRVYAEADSDARVDSLLAEGRELVEPLV from the coding sequence ATGGACCAGATCTCATTCGGCACGGACGGCTGGCGAGCGACGCTCGACGTCTTCACCGACGAGCGCGTGCGGATCGTGGGGCAGGCGGTCGCCGACCACCTCGAGGCGGCGGGCCACGACGAGCCGGTCGCCGTGGGGTACGACGCCCGCGAGACCTCCGAGGGGTTCGCAGAGAGCCTCGCCGAGGTGCTCTCGGGGAACGGCTTCGACGTGTTGTTGCCCGAACGCGACGTCCCCACGCCCCTGATCGCCTACGGCATCGTCGAGGAGGGGCTGGCGGGCGCGTGTATGGTGACCGCCTCGCACAACCCGCCGGAGTACAACGGCGTGAAGTTCATCCCGAGCGACGGCGCGCCCGCGCTGCCCGAGGTGACCGAGGACGTCGTCTCCCGGCTCGCGGAGCCGGACCTCCTCCCCGAGGGCGAGCGCGGCGAGGTCAGCCGCCACGACTTCGTGACCCCGCACGCCGAGGCCGCCCGCGACCTCGTCGACGCCGACCTCGACGGGACCACGATCGCGTACGACGCGATGCACGGCAGCGGCCGCGGGGTGACGGACGCGCTCCTCGAGTCCGCCGGCGCGGAGGTGCGCCGCCTGCGCTGTGACCGCGATCCGACCTTCGGCGGCGAGTCCCCCGAGCCGAGCGCGGAGCATCTCGAGGAACTCGCCGACGTGGTGACGGATCCGGAAAGCGACGTGGACCTCGGCGTCGCCAACGACGGCGACTCCGACCGGGTCGCGGTGGTGACGCCCGAGCGCGGCGTGCTCGACGCCAACCTGTTTTACGCCGCCTGCTACGACCGCCTCTTGGAGAGCGACTCCGGCCCGGCGGTCCGGACCGTCTCGACCACGTTCCTCGTCGACCGGATCGCGGAGGCGCACGGCGAGGAGGTGTACGAGACCCCCGTCGGTTTTAAGTGGGTCGCCGAGGCGATGGGCGAACACGACGCGCTGTTCGGCGGCGAGGAGTCCGGCGGCTTCTCCGTGCGCGGGCACGTCCGCGAGAAGGACGGCGTGTTGATGGCGCTGCTCGCGGCCGACGCCGCCGACGCGGAGCCGTTCGACGCCCGCGTCGACCGCCTGCTCGACGAGCACGGCCACATCGCCGCCGGGAAGGTGTCCATCGACTGCCCCGACGACCGCAAGGAGGCGGTCCTAGAGGAGCTGGACGACCACATTCCCGAGTCGGTCGACGGCCACGCGGTCGCGGAGGTCGTCACGCTCGACGGGTTCAAGCTCCTCCTGGAGAACGGCTCCTGGCTGCTCGTCCGCCCCTCGGGAACCGAGCCGAAGCTGCGGGTGTACGCCGAAGCCGACTCGGACGCCCGCGTCGACTCGCTGCTCGCCGAGGGCCGCGAACTGGTCGAACCGCTCGTGTGA
- a CDS encoding DUF7474 family protein, which produces MPTFRYPCPGCRTTNSLHDADCEFEGVSWPTVEKAYTDLLAVLTAEPDGLPEPALREAVPGEWGGLHKAALGALEREQRVVREDDDLRLLTAAEFKELVSEPTREPMRTVYERGSVPGCHDNAVFAMVAWYEMVGLSWPETKENVVEWLRTSGAWDRGGFEESSPEELVESKRHVYDAGYGWKEKGQAAKRVIERHR; this is translated from the coding sequence GTGCCGACGTTCCGCTACCCGTGTCCCGGCTGTCGGACGACCAACAGCCTCCACGACGCCGACTGCGAGTTCGAGGGCGTGAGCTGGCCCACCGTCGAGAAGGCGTACACGGACCTTCTGGCCGTCCTCACCGCCGAGCCCGACGGACTTCCCGAGCCGGCGCTGCGCGAGGCCGTCCCCGGCGAATGGGGCGGACTCCACAAGGCCGCGCTCGGCGCGCTCGAACGCGAGCAGCGCGTCGTCCGCGAGGACGACGACCTCAGGCTGCTCACCGCCGCGGAGTTCAAGGAGCTCGTCTCGGAGCCGACCCGGGAGCCGATGCGCACCGTCTACGAGCGCGGCTCCGTCCCCGGCTGTCACGACAACGCCGTCTTCGCGATGGTCGCGTGGTACGAGATGGTGGGGCTCTCCTGGCCGGAGACCAAGGAGAACGTCGTCGAGTGGCTCCGCACCTCCGGCGCGTGGGACCGCGGCGGCTTCGAGGAGTCCTCGCCCGAGGAGCTGGTCGAGTCGAAACGCCACGTGTACGACGCGGGATACGGCTGGAAGGAGAAGGGACAGGCGGCGAAACGCGTCATCGAGCGCCACCGATGA